From Callithrix jacchus isolate 240 chromosome 3, calJac240_pri, whole genome shotgun sequence, a single genomic window includes:
- the TMEM144 gene encoding transmembrane protein 144 isoform X4 has product MVTDNLSVTASMKSHRTESYVKGNIAVVPIIKTIGLGLGILIWGSFNALTGWASSRFGWFGLDAEEVSNPLLNYIGAGLSVVSAFIFLFIKSEIPNNTCSVDTTPLVTEHVINKTQHPCSWVDKLSTVHHRIVGCSLAVISGVLYGSTFVPIIYIKDHSKRNESIYAGASQYDLDYVFAHFSGIFLTSTVYFLAYCIAMKNGPKLYPEAVLPGFLSGVLWAIATCCWFIANHSLSAVVSFPIITAGPGFIAAMWGVFMFKEIKGLQNYLLMILAFCIILTGALCTAFSKI; this is encoded by the exons ATGGTCACTGACAATTTATCAGTGACAGCTTCCATGAAGAGTCACAGAACAGAGAGCTACGTTAAGG GGAACATTGCTGTTGTCCCAATTATCAAAACCATTGGTTTAGGCCTTGGAATCTTAATCTGGGGATCATTTAATGCCTTAACTGGCTGGGCAAGCTCAAG GTTTGGCTGGTTTGGACTGGATGCAGAAGAAGTATCAAATCCGCTGCTAAATTACATTGGAGCTGGGCTATCCGTAGTAAG tgctttcatatttttattcatcaaaAGTGAAATACCAAATAACACGTGTTCTGTGGATACCACTCCATTAGTAACAGAGCAT GTGATCAACAAAACTCAGCACCCCTGTTCCTGGGTGGATAAACTTTCTACAGTACACCACCGCATAGT GGGCTGCAGTCTTGCCGTGATATCTGGAGTACTCTATGGATCTACATTTGTGCCAATCATCTATATCAAGgaccacagcaaaagaaacgagAGTATATATGCAGGGGCAAGCCAATATG ATTTAGACTACGTTTTTGCACACTTCAGTGGCATCTTTCTTACAAGTACTGTCTACTTTCTGGCCTACTGCATAGCCATGAAAAATGGTCCTAAACTATATCCTGAAGCAGTCCTACCAG GATTCCTCTCAGGAGTACTTTGGGCAATAGCTACCTGCTGTTGGTTCATAGCAAATCACTCTCTGAGTGCTGTGGTCAGTTTTCCTATAATCACTGCT ggTCCAGGATTTATAGCTGCAATGTGGGGTGTCTTCATGTTTAAGGAAATAAAG ggCCTACAAAACTACCTATTAATGATACTTGCATTTTGCATCATCTTGACTGGAGCCTTATGCACTGCTTTTTCTAAAATCTAA
- the TMEM144 gene encoding transmembrane protein 144 isoform X3: MKPQKCADTPHNTRLFSGMFLQWVLCAAIWLVALVVNLILHCPKFWPFAMLGGCIWATGNIAVVPIIKTIGLGLGILIWGSFNALTGWASSRFGWFGLDAEEVSNPLLNYIGAGLSVVSAFIFLFIKSEIPNNTCSVDTTPLVTEHVINKTQHPCSWVDKLSTVHHRIVGCSLAVISGVLYGSTFVPIIYIKDHSKRNESIYAGASQYDLDYVFAHFSGIFLTSTVYFLAYCIAMKNGPKLYPEAVLPGFLSGVLWAIATCCWFIANHSLSAVVSFPIITAGPGFIAAMWGVFMFKEIKGLQNYLLMILAFCIILTGALCTAFSKI; this comes from the exons AAGCCTCAGAAATGTGCAGATACACCTCATAACACCAGATTATTTTCAG GAATGTTTCTCCAGTGGGTTCTTTGTGCTGCCATATGGTTGGTTGCCTTGGTGGTCAATCTGATATTACATTGCCCAAAATTTTGGCCTTTTGCGATGCTAGGGGGCTGCATTTGGGCAACAG GGAACATTGCTGTTGTCCCAATTATCAAAACCATTGGTTTAGGCCTTGGAATCTTAATCTGGGGATCATTTAATGCCTTAACTGGCTGGGCAAGCTCAAG GTTTGGCTGGTTTGGACTGGATGCAGAAGAAGTATCAAATCCGCTGCTAAATTACATTGGAGCTGGGCTATCCGTAGTAAG tgctttcatatttttattcatcaaaAGTGAAATACCAAATAACACGTGTTCTGTGGATACCACTCCATTAGTAACAGAGCAT GTGATCAACAAAACTCAGCACCCCTGTTCCTGGGTGGATAAACTTTCTACAGTACACCACCGCATAGT GGGCTGCAGTCTTGCCGTGATATCTGGAGTACTCTATGGATCTACATTTGTGCCAATCATCTATATCAAGgaccacagcaaaagaaacgagAGTATATATGCAGGGGCAAGCCAATATG ATTTAGACTACGTTTTTGCACACTTCAGTGGCATCTTTCTTACAAGTACTGTCTACTTTCTGGCCTACTGCATAGCCATGAAAAATGGTCCTAAACTATATCCTGAAGCAGTCCTACCAG GATTCCTCTCAGGAGTACTTTGGGCAATAGCTACCTGCTGTTGGTTCATAGCAAATCACTCTCTGAGTGCTGTGGTCAGTTTTCCTATAATCACTGCT ggTCCAGGATTTATAGCTGCAATGTGGGGTGTCTTCATGTTTAAGGAAATAAAG ggCCTACAAAACTACCTATTAATGATACTTGCATTTTGCATCATCTTGACTGGAGCCTTATGCACTGCTTTTTCTAAAATCTAA
- the TMEM144 gene encoding transmembrane protein 144 isoform X2 has protein sequence MMQKPQKCADTPHNTRLFSGMFLQWVLCAAIWLVALVVNLILHCPKFWPFAMLGGCIWATGNIAVVPIIKTIGLGLGILIWGSFNALTGWASSRFGWFGLDAEEVSNPLLNYIGAGLSVVSAFIFLFIKSEIPNNTCSVDTTPLVTEHVINKTQHPCSWVDKLSTVHHRIVGCSLAVISGVLYGSTFVPIIYIKDHSKRNESIYAGASQYDLDYVFAHFSGIFLTSTVYFLAYCIAMKNGPKLYPEAVLPGFLSGVLWAIATCCWFIANHSLSAVVSFPIITAGPGFIAAMWGVFMFKEIKGLQNYLLMILAFCIILTGALCTAFSKI, from the exons ATGATGCAGAAGCCTCAGAAATGTGCAGATACACCTCATAACACCAGATTATTTTCAG GAATGTTTCTCCAGTGGGTTCTTTGTGCTGCCATATGGTTGGTTGCCTTGGTGGTCAATCTGATATTACATTGCCCAAAATTTTGGCCTTTTGCGATGCTAGGGGGCTGCATTTGGGCAACAG GGAACATTGCTGTTGTCCCAATTATCAAAACCATTGGTTTAGGCCTTGGAATCTTAATCTGGGGATCATTTAATGCCTTAACTGGCTGGGCAAGCTCAAG GTTTGGCTGGTTTGGACTGGATGCAGAAGAAGTATCAAATCCGCTGCTAAATTACATTGGAGCTGGGCTATCCGTAGTAAG tgctttcatatttttattcatcaaaAGTGAAATACCAAATAACACGTGTTCTGTGGATACCACTCCATTAGTAACAGAGCAT GTGATCAACAAAACTCAGCACCCCTGTTCCTGGGTGGATAAACTTTCTACAGTACACCACCGCATAGT GGGCTGCAGTCTTGCCGTGATATCTGGAGTACTCTATGGATCTACATTTGTGCCAATCATCTATATCAAGgaccacagcaaaagaaacgagAGTATATATGCAGGGGCAAGCCAATATG ATTTAGACTACGTTTTTGCACACTTCAGTGGCATCTTTCTTACAAGTACTGTCTACTTTCTGGCCTACTGCATAGCCATGAAAAATGGTCCTAAACTATATCCTGAAGCAGTCCTACCAG GATTCCTCTCAGGAGTACTTTGGGCAATAGCTACCTGCTGTTGGTTCATAGCAAATCACTCTCTGAGTGCTGTGGTCAGTTTTCCTATAATCACTGCT ggTCCAGGATTTATAGCTGCAATGTGGGGTGTCTTCATGTTTAAGGAAATAAAG ggCCTACAAAACTACCTATTAATGATACTTGCATTTTGCATCATCTTGACTGGAGCCTTATGCACTGCTTTTTCTAAAATCTAA